From the Polyangiaceae bacterium genome, one window contains:
- a CDS encoding serine/threonine-protein kinase has product MESNAISGVPAQLGRYEVVGLLATGGMAEILLARIRGPSGFQRPVVIKRILPHLARLEEFREMFLDEARLVARINHENVVQVHELGSEGNELFLVMEYLEGESAGGLIRRLASRGEALEPWLGAHIVAEACAGLQAAHELRDDAGKPLQLVHRDVSPQNLFVTYSGSAKLLDFGIAKATDRSTKTATGQIKGKFQYMSPEQCQSEPIDRRSDIFSLGTVLYELTTGRRLFKRDNELLTFQAICQEPVTFPSRVMQGYPAALEPIVLRALARRPEDRYQTAAEMRQDLLAAIREIDDSRDPRAELGNLMSREFSERVTDKREMLRKIGGGGESERLPPAEVDEAVDVPAVTDLASTVRVVPLSGHSAVPRKQGRWGWVALAVAVAAGGGLFVAARADRGAESATATSAPASETPPPAAAEAMLRIVSTPAGASVTVNGENRGRTPNSVPVSKGGRVTVEVSLEGYEPVAREVAVDENQTLDLALRPVREPNSKTESTVGSAVPPNAEARAAPRPARAPVPAPRAAPSSAPAPRPAPATPPPRASASDVSVPKW; this is encoded by the coding sequence GTGGAGAGCAACGCCATTTCGGGGGTGCCCGCCCAATTGGGGCGCTACGAGGTGGTTGGGCTGCTCGCCACTGGCGGCATGGCGGAGATCCTGCTCGCGCGCATCCGCGGGCCGAGTGGATTTCAGCGTCCTGTCGTGATCAAGCGGATCTTGCCGCACTTGGCGCGCCTCGAAGAGTTTCGCGAGATGTTCTTGGACGAAGCGCGGCTAGTGGCTCGCATCAACCACGAGAACGTCGTGCAAGTCCACGAGCTGGGGAGCGAGGGCAACGAGCTGTTCCTGGTGATGGAGTATCTCGAAGGGGAAAGCGCTGGTGGCTTGATTCGGCGCTTGGCCTCTCGCGGCGAAGCCTTGGAGCCATGGCTCGGCGCCCACATCGTCGCGGAGGCTTGTGCGGGTCTCCAGGCTGCACACGAACTCAGGGATGACGCCGGCAAGCCCCTGCAACTGGTTCACCGCGACGTATCGCCACAGAACCTGTTCGTGACCTATTCTGGCAGCGCCAAGCTGTTGGACTTTGGGATCGCAAAAGCGACGGATCGCAGCACGAAGACAGCGACGGGGCAAATCAAGGGCAAGTTCCAGTACATGTCACCGGAACAGTGCCAGAGTGAGCCGATCGATCGGCGCTCGGACATCTTCTCGCTAGGCACGGTGCTCTACGAGCTGACGACGGGTCGCAGGCTGTTCAAGCGTGACAACGAGCTCTTGACCTTCCAGGCGATTTGCCAAGAGCCGGTCACGTTCCCGTCGCGTGTGATGCAGGGTTATCCGGCGGCGCTCGAGCCCATCGTGCTACGAGCACTGGCCCGACGTCCCGAAGATCGCTATCAGACCGCCGCTGAAATGCGGCAAGATCTGCTCGCTGCCATTCGAGAGATCGACGACTCGCGGGATCCGCGCGCGGAGCTGGGGAACTTGATGTCGCGAGAGTTCTCGGAGCGTGTGACGGACAAGCGCGAGATGCTGCGCAAGATCGGAGGGGGCGGGGAGTCGGAGCGCCTGCCCCCCGCAGAGGTCGACGAGGCGGTCGACGTGCCCGCAGTCACGGACCTGGCGAGCACCGTTCGCGTCGTTCCGCTTTCGGGGCACAGCGCTGTGCCGCGCAAACAGGGGCGCTGGGGGTGGGTGGCGTTGGCCGTAGCGGTGGCAGCAGGTGGTGGCTTGTTCGTCGCAGCGCGCGCGGATCGAGGGGCCGAGAGCGCTACTGCCACGAGCGCGCCCGCTAGCGAGACACCGCCGCCGGCCGCGGCCGAGGCGATGCTGCGAATCGTTTCGACGCCGGCTGGGGCCAGCGTGACGGTGAACGGCGAGAACCGAGGCCGCACGCCGAACTCGGTACCCGTGTCCAAGGGAGGACGCGTGACGGTGGAGGTGTCACTCGAGGGCTACGAACCCGTGGCCAGAGAAGTTGCCGTCGACGAAAACCAAACCCTCGATCTTGCGCTGCGGCCGGTGAGGGAACCCAACTCGAAGACCGAGTCGACCGTCGGTTCGGCGGTGCCTCCGAATGCTGAAGCGCGCGCGGCGCCTCGTCCCGCTCGTGCACCCGTTCCAGCGCCGCGCGCCGCACCGTCGTCCGCCCCGGCGCCGCGCCCTGCGCCGGCGACTCCGCCGCCACGAGCATCAGCGTCGGACGTGAGCGTTCCCAAGTGGTGA